ATACATCTATATTGACCTGTAACACCTTAGACATAATAGTAATATAATTAATACAGTAATTCTGCAACATAGGACAGGTAAAAAACATATGACTCAAATTACACTGAGATGCATGACATCTTTCACATCTGTCTTCGATATTAGGAAAGATAACAGATAACCTGGCCTTAGAGAAATGTATTCTATGAAATACTTTAAATTGTATCGGGCTAAGACGAGCACAAATTGTACTAGAGCGTATTCTATGTACTAGAGTGTGTTCCTATGTTGCAGAATTACtggattaattattttactattatgtCTAAGGTGTTACAGGTCAATATAGATGTGTGCCCTGATTTTGCCATTTTTGGGGTACCAAAGATTTGTTCTCAGTTTGATTCTAAACAACTTGATATTTTAGCCTTTACTAAGCCACCATTCTTCTTCAAAGCTTTCTCCCAACACCCACTCCCACGCTGTTTTAATTTGAGTAAGTGAATAATCATCTAAGCTTAAAATACAACcatagattttttaaatttgtgaCATGTGTTGAGGGTTAAGTTGCAGTAACTCTTCCCATAACTGTACCTGGGGCTGAGACGGAAAACCGGAAAATAAAGTAGAGCAATGTCTAGCCTGCAAGAATCGAAAGTAATGAGATCCTGGCAACCCCACGTCAGAAGAAAGCTGAATGTAACTACAAAATGTGCCATTTCTATACAGGTCTTGAGAACTTTTTAGGTCTTTTTCATGCCACTGCTTGAAAATAGGATCCGTAAGAGATGAGGGAAACATTTGATTCTCCAGTAATGGCATTAATGTTGAAGCAGAGGTAAATTTGTAGCTACCACTAGTGCACTACATGTTAGTGAAGAAGAGGAGACATTGAAAGAGGAGAAGCAAGCAAAGCCAACAGCgaagttaatagaagttaatctATTACTGTACATCTCCTCCTGTATTCCCATATTTACACTTAATGGGACTCCAGTCATTATTTCAGAAACCCATATTTTATTTGATTGCAATAAGAATCATTGCTTACACACCATTTTCAATGTTATCACTTTATTCCTCTGTTCTTTACTAATACATATTACTAACAATCCTCCATCTTCAAGTTCTTTCACACAATTGATCTCATCTGCTCATTTCAACTCCTCTTTAAAATTGCACTATACTGTCCCCTTCtcaatttattcattatttttcacTACCACCAGCACAGCCTACAAAGTCTTTTTCATTCTTTGACATGTGAAAAATCTATGTGGCATTTAAGGGATGCTTTTTTTCTGAAACTCCttccgcagtgaccacatataaatggtttctctccagagtgaactctcatgtgtctgttaaggtttcctttttggttgaaacttcttccacaatgctggcaggtgaaaggcttctctccagtgtgaattcttatgtGCTCTTCCAAGTGTCGTTTATAATTGAACCTacttccgcactgagggcatgtgtagggttgttCTCCGGAGAGAATTCTCATATGGTCTTCCAAGTTTCGCTTTTGACTGAAAtcctttccacactcagagcaggtgtaggatttctctctatgagttcttacgtggattttaaggttttcttgttgatcaaaactcattccacactgatcacacgtgtaagactgctctccattgtgaattctcatgtgtctgttaaagctttctttttgagtgaaacttactccacactgttggcaggtgataaggctctctccagtgtgaactctcatgtggcaaCTAAGGGCTGCTTTCTGatagaaacttcttccacactgttggcaggtatatggtttttctccagtgtgcttTAAAACATGTACATTAAGACTTCCTTGCTGACAGAAAcgctttccacattgtttgcacgcataaggtttctctccagtgtgaatcctcatgtggacACCAAGGTTTCCAAGGCGAGTGAAATTCTTTCCACACTCTTGGCATGTGTACGGCTTATCTTCTGTCTTTTGAGCCCTTTTTATTGAGGAAGTCTGTGAACAGCTAAAAGATATTTGTCTATTTAtaaaatcatgatctttctcttctatttcattcagtacttcactctcctctttcagtgccattgGGTCTagggtgaaaaaataaaaataaaaataaacctcaTTTTAATGGCACAAAATAACAGGCATTAAAACATTTGAAGTGTCAAAACAAACAATATTCTATATCCACTAAGCAACTGCAAGAGAGAAACCGTTCTCAATATTGCTAACTCCTCATTTACTTAGGATCCCTCAAACACTATTAGAGGAACagtccactttttttggaaattctcattctcattctccaactcccaacTGGTTTTACAATTCGATTTAATTACGATTATCATGTCAATAATTTAATTCTATCCGATACCATAATGCTATATAATGTAATCTAATGGAAAACTGTGTGAGTGGCGTGGCAGGAGCTTCTGTCAGCTGTTTTTAATAGAGTGCTAAGTATACATTTTATTGTCACAAAAGTTACTATGTAAGTAATATGAATATGAAAGTAGACAATTTACTTGCATTTATGATGTTTTTCTATGTATTTAAAACTacttttgtaaatgtaatttgaTGTAGAAAATAAAACGCTTTATTTCACTAACGTCATTTGACCACATGCACACAACCTTTATGTACCTTTCATTTGAAGAATGTTACTCAATCCTAACagtgaacattaacatttagaaattaaatgagacaattctttaaatgctgtaaaaaaacaaaaaaaaaaacactatatgaGTAGAAAATGGCCTTTCGAAAAAGAAAGCTGAAGGGCAAAAAAAGTAGAAAACACCTGCCAAAAACAAATGAATTGAGAAAATGTAGAGGACAGTTCATAGaatagttcagctttgagaatgaaaaccaaccggtttgttcctcagtatcttcatgtttgactctgaatgtttcttcaatcctcatgtcttcattctcctctttgataaatgccatctttataacAGTGTCAGAGGGATCTCTGTTGCTCCACGAGGAGCAGCTTTTTTCTGTGTTAGgaaactttgtcctgtttaagataagaaaaaattacagataaataaaataaataaatctctgtGTGCATTTCAATTACAGTAGCTCTAGTTCAGTGGTCAGTGCACTAGTAGGGAGTCAGAGAGATattaatggacttaaatgatctGATTTAACAAACACTCAATTTTAACTTACTATTCAGTCaggtttttatttattagtatattacatttagTATAATACATTAATCATTAAAAATAGCTATAGTATTTTAAGGTtgtcattacaacaacaacaaaaacatttgcagttgtttgtaaaagttgtcattgtttgagtttgttctcgttgtgtcttcagtgttttgagcagcaggtctctcagcgagcggcgattcgaaacagtgaatcattttgtgaatcaaccgattcaattgactcggagtttggaatcgtgtttctgatctgaatcactaacagagagaAATCAGGCGCTGTGTGGATGCACTTTACTCACAcaaaataacgttcattattagataaaatattacaaaGTTGCATTTAATAATTATTACGTTTACATCGCTTTAAGCCATTTCAAACAGATTGAACGCGTTGTATTAATTTATACACTATAAAGTATTAAGACTGCAAACCTTTCTTCTGCTGATCTTTgcactgatgcaggagcgcgaatcagccttatgacgtcacaccaccagatcaaaataaaagtcctattCACACACGTCTGTGTCTACACTCCATTTACAAAAGGAAATACATTCGAaaaataaaacatgacaatagtATTCAGAGTTTTATTCTTGGAGAAATACATGTTGAAATGTTTATaaagaaatgagaaaaatattgttttacaaatatttacaaattgtaatatttataattttatttacatatttctgtattgttaattttatttttcctaatttattaattgattatttcatttattcatgAATCTATTTATGACAATGTCAATGTCCACAAGTGTTTCTTTCCAAGTTTAGTTAACATTTACTACTTCGTATTTACTTATGCATTGtgttgacatttatttatttccagatttatttaatatgacatttatttatttagacctttCTTAGTCAGCAAGGGAGAGGCCACAGTAGCACCTTGTGGTGTGACCAACCAAAAAACTATTGCTTTTTGTGGATCAAAAGCACCAAGATGGTGGCTGTGTAGTTGCAATATTtctgtctttaaaaaaaattaaaaacttataACATACAATTTGACCTTCCTTACTTTTATGCATTACTGATACAAATATACATATGAATTATTCTGTAATGATTTTAAGTTTGACTCAAGAAAAATGACTATTTTAGCTTGTTAGAACAAAATGTGTCTTATGACGAGCTGAGTGTGTTGACTGAAATTTAACTTTTACATGAGACAAATAGTTGTTTTTGAATGCATTGCtttatttattgattacttatttcGTACTTATTTCATTACTCAAAGTTCTCTTTCATCATCTtgtgttttgttgtgttatattGGATAGGCTTCATGCACGGCTGTCCCATTTGCTTAATCaaatcattttataatttttaagagTTTACCTGTTCCCAGGAGATTTTTAAGTGCACTCTCAAGCCAGGAGGACTCTTTTCCACATGCTGGATGGACTCTGAGAGGTTGTACAAGTGATTGGTGAGTCAGTGATTGGTGAATCAGCACACAACACACCTAACTTTGAATCTGGCAACCTTGAGCGGCCCAGAATTTTTATTTCTGAGGTACATATTAAGGGGCTGAAAGCCATGTCTCTTCCAGTAGCATTAGATGCAAAATTGCTGGGAGTGAGCACAAGGACCATACGCCAGAGAATATCAGAATATTTGccatctaaattaaattaaattaaattgccaTGGAGTTTTATGGTAATAATGCAACTTTTCCTTGAGCTTTGGGGAATATATAATTTTTCTTAGCCTATGCTTTAAGATGGGTTCTACGTAATACTGTAAACTTTTACATGAATGTTTTACTTGATTTTTACTTCTTTGTTTAATTTGAATTAACTGTAACTTAGC
This genomic interval from Garra rufa unplaced genomic scaffold, GarRuf1.0 hap1_unplaced_713, whole genome shotgun sequence contains the following:
- the LOC141317315 gene encoding uncharacterized protein, producing the protein MAFIKEENEDMRIEETFRVKHEDTEEQTDPMALKEESEVLNEIEEKDHDFINRQISFSCSQTSSIKRAQKTEDKPYTCQECGKNFTRLGNLGVHMRIHTGEKPYACKQCGKRFCQQGSLNVHVLKHTGEKPYTCQQCGRSFYQKAALSCHMRVHTGESLITCQQCGVSFTQKESFNRHMRIHNGEQSYTCDQCGMSFDQQENLKIHVRTHREKSYTCSECGKDFSQKRNLEDHMRILSGEQPYTCPQCGSRFNYKRHLEEHIRIHTGEKPFTCQHCGRSFNQKGNLNRHMRVHSGEKPFICGHCGRSFRKKASLKCHIDFSHVKE